A single genomic interval of Hydractinia symbiolongicarpus strain clone_291-10 chromosome 8, HSymV2.1, whole genome shotgun sequence harbors:
- the LOC130655229 gene encoding uncharacterized protein LOC130655229, with the protein MYNTALVLAPWTYSSRSSRFFPTNLPDSTFTTKKKECPSIPEEFNQEEVNQENQENDIGFDNTEILPDKNTGLVVDNNKINAETVDHSDGKLNHVHLLTFMLLSTNWYIAYT; encoded by the exons ATGTATAACACTGCCCTAGTATTAGCACCATGGACTTATTCATCACGATCATCACGATTCTTTCCTACCA ATTTACCGGACAGTacattcaccactaaaaagaaaG AATGTCCATCCATCCCTGAAGAATTTAATCAAGAGGAAGTAAATCAGGAAAACCAGG AAAATGACATAGGATTTGACAACACCGAAATACTTCCGGATAAAAACACAg GCCTTGTCGTTGACAACAACAAGATTAATGCTGAAACTGTAGATCATAGTGATGGTAAGCTGAATCATGTACATTTACTCACGTTTATGTTGCTTTCTACTAATTGGTACATAGCGTACACATAA